The following DNA comes from candidate division WOR-3 bacterium.
GTTTTAAATTCAAACTATGTGATAACTTTAGATAGAATAGCAGATAAAAAAGGTGGAATTACTTTGATTGAAAAAATTTTAAAACACAGAAATATTGAAGAGCAAATTAAAGAATGGAAGGATTTAGGAATTGTTGAAGATGATTTTGATGAAAATGAGATTTTGGAGAATAAATTAACTGGTAAACAATTAAACGAAAAATACAAATTTTTGCCTATAGATACAAAGTATTTTAAGGATTTGGAGCTTGAGATTTTAGGATTATTTGATGATTTAGATAAATCATTGGACGGCTGGTTGATAAAAAGTGAAAATTATCAGGCATTAAATACAATATTACCAAAATTTAAAGAAAAAGTGCAGACAATTTATATTGATCCACCGTTTAATAAAGAACAAGATGCGGATTATTTCTATTCTGTGAAATATAAAGATAGCACTTGGGCAACGATGCTTGAAAATAGATTAAGGCTTGCCAGAAATTTATTGAAAGATTCAGGAAGCATTTTTGTAAGATGTGATTACAATGGAAACTGGATAGTTAGACCTTTGATGGATGAGATTTTTGGGGAAGAGAATTTTAGGAATGAGATTATAGTAAATAGGACTCAGGAATTTTTTAAATTTGCACAAGGATTGAATAAATTCATGGTAGATACTGATACTTTATTTTTTCACACAAAGACTGATAAAGCCCTATTTAATGAAATTAGAATAAAAAGAGAAGTTGAGGAATGGTGGGAACCAACTTTGCCTGGGAAACCGAAAAGCGAAGAAGATAAGTATAGAATTGTTTTAGGTGAAAAGATTAAATGTCCTGAAGGAAGAAAATGGGGGTTAAAACAAGAACAAATTGAAGAGTTAGAAAAAGAAGGGCGAATAAAAATTGAAAATGGAAAAGTTTTGTATGCTCCATTATGGACAACTTTAAAGAATAACTGGACAGACATTCCAGGATATTCAAGAAGATGGGGATTTTTAACCGAAAACTCTGAAACCCTTCTCAAGCGTGTCATAGAATCAACATCCACTAAAGGCGATTTAGTTATGGATTTCTTTTTAGGAAGTGGTACAACAACAGCAGTAGCACATAAATTAAAGAGAAAATGGATAGGCATTGAGATGGGAGAGCATTTCTGGACTATAGTTTTGCCAAGAATGAAAAAGGTTTTGGCTTATGATAAATCAGGAATTTCAAAAGAAAAGGATGTTAAAGAAAAATATAATGAAAACAATGCTGGTGGATTTTTCAAGTATTTTGAGATTGAGCAATTCGAGCAAACATTAAGAAAAGTAAAATATGCTTGCGATGATCCTTTCTTGATGCCGGGAGAAGATCCTTATAATCAATATATTTTCATGAAAGATTTGAAATTGCTTGAAGCTTTAGAGATTGATTATGAAGAAAACAAAGTAAAGGTTGATTTGTCAAAGCTTTATGATAACATAGATATAGCTGAAACTTTATCATGTTTACTTGGAAAGATGATTAGGAAAGTAGGTAAAGATGAAATTGAATTTGAAGATGGAACAAAAATTGATTTGAAAAATTTGGATTATAAGTTAATTAAACCTTTGATATGGTGGAGTTAAGATGAAAGTAAAGGAAAAACAAAAAATTATAAGAGAAGAAGCAATAAAGATTTTAGAAAATATTCCTAATGGTTTAAGATATTCCGAAATTGTAGATGAGATACAAAATAGGTA
Coding sequences within:
- a CDS encoding site-specific DNA-methyltransferase codes for the protein MTKEKKFYNALKDIFVGAEIEGESGYINLMKIKTKYYEKNVFTKLQKDIEEALKPFPEFREELFDKLYTFFSRYFSESGSIYFRYTPIHQNVYEKVYTDDKDVILFWKTHMLYYVKTDRLFKNLEVKIDGFKFFFDVSTLEHKKAFEKREIIYKFKERKDDGVIVFNVFYKEGNKKTNIEEILKAIKKEGIKISEDTLERAFKTFEKQSEVDYFINKNAKEFLKEQFNLWLYQYVFSGESEWTEKRIKQLQVLKDIAFKIIDFISQFEDELVKIWNKPKFVLNSNYVITLDRIADKKGGITLIEKILKHRNIEEQIKEWKDLGIVEDDFDENEILENKLTGKQLNEKYKFLPIDTKYFKDLELEILGLFDDLDKSLDGWLIKSENYQALNTILPKFKEKVQTIYIDPPFNKEQDADYFYSVKYKDSTWATMLENRLRLARNLLKDSGSIFVRCDYNGNWIVRPLMDEIFGEENFRNEIIVNRTQEFFKFAQGLNKFMVDTDTLFFHTKTDKALFNEIRIKREVEEWWEPTLPGKPKSEEDKYRIVLGEKIKCPEGRKWGLKQEQIEELEKEGRIKIENGKVLYAPLWTTLKNNWTDIPGYSRRWGFLTENSETLLKRVIESTSTKGDLVMDFFLGSGTTTAVAHKLKRKWIGIEMGEHFWTIVLPRMKKVLAYDKSGISKEKDVKEKYNENNAGGFFKYFEIEQFEQTLRKVKYACDDPFLMPGEDPYNQYIFMKDLKLLEALEIDYEENKVKVDLSKLYDNIDIAETLSCLLGKMIRKVGKDEIEFEDGTKIDLKNLDYKLIKPLIWWS